The region GGCCGTCGGCCGCGGCTCACGGCTGGAGCTTGAACTGTTGTCGTATCCACGCGAGTCGATCGACGCGTGCCTGGTACGTCAGCTCGTGGCCGGCGTTCGGGTAGATCTTGACCGTCTTGGGTTCCTTCGCTGCCTCCGCCTGCGCCGTGGCCGATTCGTTCTTGACGTGTTCGTCGCGCGTCCCGAACTGCAGCAGCACCGGCCGCGGCGCGATCTTCAGCAGGTGGGCGATCGGATCGAGCGGCGCGAGCCTGGCGACGAAGGCCTCGCGCTCCGCGCCTTCGCGTTTCGGCGTGTAGAGATACCAGTCGGTGAACGAGCTCGTCCCCGCCGCGTAGGCGAAGTGCGTGACGCGGGGATCGTCGGCCACCGCGAGCGCGCCCCACATCGCCCCGAAGTCGTGCCCGACGACGGCGATCCGGGTACGGTCGAGGCCGGGCTGGGCGAGGAGAACGTCGAGCGCGCGCTTCACGTTCTTCGTCATCTGCACCGTGAACTCGTAGTCCTTCGCGCTGTCGCGCGTGGCGAACCAGCGCTCCTTGCTCCACGGCGTATCGACGAGCAGGGACACGACGCCGGACTGCGCGAGCTCGACCGCCTCGGGCAGGTACTGCGTGCGGTTCGAGGTCGGGTCGGGCGGGCCGTACCAGTGCAGGAAGAGGATCGCGGGCCGTCCTGCGGCTCGGCCAGTGGGTCCGCTGGCGGCGGGCGTCACCAGCGTTGCGGCGTTGCGCGTGCCGTCGGGTTGCGCGTAGGTGAGCTGCTGGACGTTGACCTTCGCGGCGTCGAGCTTCACATCGA is a window of Vicinamibacterales bacterium DNA encoding:
- a CDS encoding prolyl oligopeptidase family serine peptidase, giving the protein MNAILIASAALLLQANPIDVKLDAAKVNVQQLTYAQPDGTRNAATLVTPAASGPTGRAAGRPAILFLHWYGPPDPTSNRTQYLPEAVELAQSGVVSLLVDTPWSKERWFATRDSAKDYEFTVQMTKNVKRALDVLLAQPGLDRTRIAVVGHDFGAMWGALAVADDPRVTHFAYAAGTSSFTDWYLYTPKREGAEREAFVARLAPLDPIAHLLKIAPRPVLLQFGTRDEHVKNESATAQAEAAKEPKTVKIYPNAGHELTYQARVDRLAWIRQQFKLQP